In Hymenobacter sublimis, a single genomic region encodes these proteins:
- a CDS encoding peptidylprolyl isomerase: MKTAEIHTNKGVMKVEFYEQDAPNTVKNFTDLAQKGFYDGLKFHRVIPNFVIQGGCPNSRDGAKGTPGTGGPGYKIDCELTGDHQYHERGALSMAHAGRNTGGSQFFIVHDRQNTAHLDRNHTVFGKVVEGLDIIDQIKANDTIEKIVVNEA, translated from the coding sequence ATGAAAACTGCCGAAATCCACACCAACAAAGGCGTGATGAAAGTGGAGTTCTACGAACAGGACGCTCCCAACACCGTGAAGAACTTCACCGATCTGGCCCAGAAAGGCTTCTACGACGGACTGAAATTCCACCGTGTCATTCCCAACTTCGTGATTCAGGGCGGCTGCCCCAACTCCCGCGACGGCGCCAAGGGCACGCCCGGTACCGGCGGCCCCGGCTACAAAATTGATTGCGAGCTGACCGGCGACCACCAGTACCATGAGCGCGGCGCCCTGAGCATGGCCCACGCCGGCCGCAACACGGGCGGCTCCCAGTTCTTCATCGTGCACGACCGCCAGAACACGGCCCACCTTGACCGCAACCACACTGTGTTCGGCAAAGTGGTAGAAGGCCTGGACATCATCGACCAGATTAAAGCCAATGACACCATCGAGAAAATCGTGGTAAACGAAGCGTAA
- a CDS encoding fasciclin domain-containing protein — translation MKKTMRLATLTLLSAGTLSFGLSSCGDNNQTTETTTTTDSMATTVDSAAMMSDSARMGKAEGVLVDGVPMTPDKTIVQNAVQATSVTTLVKAVKAAGLDETLSSAGPFTVFAPTNAAFDKLPNGALAGLMKPESKDKLKGVLTYHVIQGRLLAQDLRDGQELTTVNGEKIKISVQNGKVMISNGKDAPVSVQTPDVISSNGVTHVIDGVLLPLAPAS, via the coding sequence ATGAAGAAGACTATGCGCCTGGCTACTCTTACCTTATTGTCGGCGGGTACGCTGAGCTTCGGCCTCAGCAGCTGCGGCGACAACAACCAAACCACCGAAACAACCACCACAACCGATTCTATGGCTACAACCGTCGATTCGGCGGCCATGATGTCGGACTCCGCCCGCATGGGCAAGGCCGAGGGGGTACTGGTGGACGGCGTACCGATGACGCCGGACAAAACTATCGTGCAAAACGCCGTACAGGCCACCAGCGTGACTACCCTGGTGAAAGCCGTGAAGGCTGCCGGCCTCGATGAGACTTTGAGCAGTGCCGGACCTTTCACTGTCTTCGCGCCCACCAACGCCGCCTTTGACAAGCTGCCCAACGGCGCTCTGGCCGGCCTGATGAAGCCCGAAAGCAAAGACAAGCTGAAAGGCGTGCTGACTTACCACGTCATCCAGGGCCGCCTGCTGGCCCAGGACCTGCGCGACGGACAAGAACTGACGACCGTAAACGGCGAAAAAATCAAGATATCAGTGCAGAACGGCAAAGTGATGATTAGCAACGGCAAGGACGCTCCCGTCAGCGTCCAGACGCCCGATGTTATTTCCAGCAATGGCGTCACCCACGTCATCGACGGCGTATTGCTACCCCTGGCCCCGGCCAGCTAG
- a CDS encoding NAD(P)-dependent oxidoreductase: MTQHRIAFLGLGSMGQAMAANLLKAGHRLRVYNRTASKADPLQQQGATVAATPAEAVQDAEFVFTMVTDDAALLELCLGPTGFLTALPQGAVHASCSTVAPDTNRRLAEEHGRHGSSLVATPVFGKPDVAAAGKLWLAVAGEASAREKIKPVLGALGQGVHDFGDDAGAASVVKLCGNFMLGAAIEAMAEAFTLAQKSGLDRQQVYEFFTSTLFNTPIYKSYGKLIAERHYQPVGAPPAIIRKDLRLVLDEARTRVVPMPFANIIHDHLSTSVAKGEQNDWAGFAERVAEGAGL, from the coding sequence TTGACACAACATCGCATAGCCTTCTTGGGCCTGGGCAGCATGGGCCAGGCGATGGCCGCCAACCTGCTCAAGGCCGGCCACCGCCTGCGCGTTTATAATCGCACCGCCAGCAAGGCCGACCCTCTGCAACAACAGGGCGCCACGGTAGCAGCTACCCCCGCCGAAGCCGTGCAAGACGCGGAGTTCGTCTTTACCATGGTAACCGATGACGCGGCTCTGCTGGAGCTGTGCCTGGGGCCAACCGGTTTCCTTACCGCCTTGCCCCAGGGAGCCGTTCACGCCTCGTGCAGCACCGTAGCCCCGGATACCAACCGTCGTCTGGCCGAGGAGCATGGCCGCCACGGTAGTTCCTTGGTTGCTACCCCCGTGTTTGGCAAGCCTGATGTAGCGGCGGCCGGCAAGCTGTGGCTGGCCGTGGCCGGCGAGGCCAGTGCCCGCGAGAAGATTAAGCCGGTGCTGGGGGCCCTGGGTCAGGGTGTCCACGATTTCGGGGATGATGCCGGGGCCGCTTCCGTGGTTAAGCTTTGTGGCAACTTTATGCTCGGAGCCGCCATTGAAGCCATGGCCGAGGCCTTCACGCTCGCCCAAAAAAGCGGCCTCGACCGCCAGCAGGTCTACGAGTTCTTTACTTCTACCCTGTTCAACACGCCCATCTACAAGAGCTACGGCAAGCTCATTGCTGAGCGCCATTACCAGCCCGTGGGAGCCCCGCCGGCCATCATCCGCAAAGACCTCCGCTTGGTCTTGGATGAGGCCCGCACCCGGGTAGTGCCCATGCCTTTCGCCAATATTATCCACGACCATCTCTCCACCAGTGTTGCGAAGGGCGAGCAGAACGATTGGGCCGGTTTCGCGGAACGGGTAGCGGAGGGGGCAGGGTTGTAA
- the rsgA gene encoding ribosome small subunit-dependent GTPase A, which translates to MIGIIVKSTGSWYIVRETATGQLHRCRLRGKFKHKGLKVSNPLAVGDQVEFTVEEQTEGAGVIHHIEPRRNYIIRRSVHKAEHAHIVAANLDQALLVVTLASPATSFGFIDRFLVTAEAYSIPVTLLFNKTDLYDEDLADYQEQILHMYQRVGYPGLRCSAHTGEGVAAIDALLNEKVSLLSGHSGVGKSTLINVLVPDLDLKTAEISEFSDKGVHTTTFAEMLEVRPGTYLIDTPGIKELGLVDMKPGELAHFFPEMRALLNQCRYHNCQHLHEPGCAVREAVDKGKIALPRYDSYVSMLAGDDNRK; encoded by the coding sequence ATGATCGGCATCATCGTTAAATCTACGGGCTCGTGGTACATCGTGCGCGAAACGGCTACCGGCCAGCTGCACCGCTGCCGACTACGGGGCAAGTTCAAGCACAAGGGGCTGAAAGTGAGCAACCCGCTGGCCGTGGGCGACCAGGTAGAGTTTACGGTGGAGGAACAAACCGAGGGCGCGGGCGTGATTCATCACATTGAGCCGCGGCGCAACTACATCATCCGCCGCTCGGTGCACAAGGCCGAACACGCCCACATTGTAGCAGCCAACCTCGACCAAGCGTTGCTGGTCGTGACGCTGGCCTCGCCAGCCACCTCCTTCGGATTCATCGACCGGTTTTTGGTTACGGCAGAGGCCTACAGCATTCCTGTGACGCTGCTCTTCAACAAAACTGACCTCTACGACGAGGACTTGGCTGATTATCAGGAGCAGATTCTGCACATGTACCAGCGCGTGGGCTACCCTGGCCTGCGCTGTTCCGCCCACACCGGCGAAGGGGTAGCGGCCATTGATGCGCTGCTGAATGAAAAAGTGTCCCTGCTATCCGGCCACTCGGGGGTAGGGAAAAGTACGCTGATTAACGTGCTGGTACCGGACTTAGACCTGAAAACGGCCGAAATCAGCGAGTTTTCCGACAAAGGCGTGCACACTACTACCTTCGCCGAGATGCTGGAAGTCCGGCCCGGCACCTACCTCATCGACACGCCCGGCATCAAGGAACTGGGCCTAGTAGACATGAAGCCCGGCGAGCTGGCCCATTTCTTCCCCGAAATGCGCGCCCTGCTCAACCAGTGCCGCTACCACAACTGCCAGCACCTGCACGAGCCGGGCTGCGCCGTGCGCGAGGCCGTTGACAAAGGCAAAATTGCCCTGCCCCGCTACGACAGCTACGTGAGCATGCTGGCAGGCGACGACAACCGGAAATAA
- a CDS encoding 3-deoxy-D-manno-octulosonic acid transferase: MRFLYSIALPLYALLLRLVAPFVPKAAQWVDGRRGLLPHIQEALRHETASLAWFHCASLGEFEQGRPLMEAYVARHPGHKIVLTFFSPSGYEVRKNWPGAAYVFYLPLDTAEHARTFLDAVRPALAVFVKYEFWYYFLTELRRRAIPTICVSAIFRPEQAFFQPWGGFFRRILSQFTHIFTQNQASVDLLRRAGIARASVAGDTRFDTVVRTASAPPRALPLVDAFTDDWAPVFIIGSSWPEDMPALTPLLHQYADQLRFIVAPHEINETNLRLVEQALPGRVVRYSQADAATVADSRVLLMDNVGLLSQLYRFGHYAYIGGAFGKGLHNTLEAAAFGLPLFFGPTYYKFQEAQDLVELGCAFPISSADELLTAFGPLYHREEARLTVQDLSLDYVHDHSGATGKIMSWLDREVARK; encoded by the coding sequence TTGCGTTTCCTTTATTCCATTGCCCTGCCCCTCTACGCGCTGCTCCTGCGGCTAGTAGCGCCCTTTGTGCCCAAGGCGGCGCAGTGGGTCGATGGCCGGCGCGGCTTGCTGCCGCATATTCAGGAGGCGTTGCGCCACGAAACAGCTTCATTAGCGTGGTTTCACTGCGCATCCCTGGGCGAATTTGAGCAGGGCCGCCCCCTGATGGAAGCCTACGTGGCCCGTCACCCCGGCCACAAAATCGTGCTGACGTTCTTTTCGCCTTCGGGCTATGAGGTGCGCAAAAACTGGCCGGGTGCTGCCTACGTATTCTATCTGCCCCTGGACACGGCCGAGCATGCCCGTACTTTTCTGGATGCCGTGCGGCCCGCGCTGGCCGTGTTCGTGAAATACGAATTTTGGTACTACTTCCTGACAGAGTTGCGGCGGCGCGCTATTCCTACAATTTGCGTTTCGGCCATTTTCCGGCCCGAGCAGGCTTTCTTTCAGCCCTGGGGAGGCTTTTTTCGCCGCATCCTGAGCCAGTTCACCCACATATTCACCCAAAACCAGGCTTCTGTAGACTTGTTGCGCCGGGCCGGCATAGCTAGAGCTAGCGTGGCCGGCGACACCCGCTTCGATACCGTTGTGCGCACGGCCTCAGCCCCGCCCCGCGCCCTACCCCTGGTGGATGCCTTTACCGATGATTGGGCTCCAGTGTTTATTATCGGCAGCAGCTGGCCTGAGGATATGCCGGCCCTTACTCCCCTGCTGCACCAGTACGCCGACCAGTTGCGCTTCATTGTGGCTCCCCACGAAATCAACGAAACCAACCTGCGCCTCGTGGAGCAGGCCCTGCCTGGCCGGGTGGTGCGCTACTCCCAAGCCGATGCCGCTACCGTGGCCGATAGCCGCGTCTTGCTCATGGACAACGTGGGGCTGCTAAGTCAGCTCTACCGGTTCGGGCACTACGCCTACATTGGTGGGGCCTTTGGCAAGGGGCTGCACAACACGCTGGAAGCGGCTGCTTTCGGCCTACCCTTGTTCTTTGGGCCCACGTACTATAAGTTCCAGGAAGCCCAGGATTTGGTCGAGCTTGGTTGCGCCTTTCCCATTTCCTCCGCCGATGAATTGCTCACGGCCTTCGGTCCGCTCTACCACCGCGAGGAGGCGCGCCTCACCGTCCAGGACCTGAGCCTAGACTACGTGCACGACCACAGCGGGGCCACGGGCAAAATCATGAGCTGGCTCGATAGGGAGGTGGCAAGAAAGTGA
- a CDS encoding peroxiredoxin yields MAVLVGKRAPSFKATAVIDGEFEEDFSLDRYLGKKHVIFYFYPADFTFVCPTEIIAFQDRLADFEAKGVAIIGCSTDTHFSHFAWLQTPRDNGGIAGVTYPLVADATKTIAANYDVLGGHYDYNEAGEMTFVGSPLAYRGLFLIDKDGIVRHQVVNDGPLGRSIDEAMRMVDALQYFEVKGEVCPANWEEGKEAMSATREGVANYLGKQSAH; encoded by the coding sequence ATGGCAGTTCTCGTAGGTAAGCGCGCTCCTTCTTTCAAAGCCACCGCCGTTATCGATGGCGAATTCGAGGAGGATTTCTCCCTCGACCGTTACTTGGGCAAGAAGCACGTTATCTTCTACTTCTACCCCGCCGACTTCACGTTCGTGTGCCCCACTGAAATCATTGCCTTCCAGGACCGCCTGGCTGATTTCGAGGCCAAGGGGGTTGCCATCATTGGCTGCTCTACGGATACCCACTTCTCCCACTTCGCCTGGTTGCAAACGCCCCGCGACAACGGTGGTATTGCCGGCGTTACCTACCCTCTGGTAGCTGATGCCACGAAAACCATTGCCGCCAACTACGACGTACTCGGGGGCCATTACGACTACAACGAGGCCGGCGAAATGACCTTTGTGGGCTCACCCCTCGCCTACCGTGGCTTGTTCCTGATTGACAAGGACGGCATTGTGCGCCACCAAGTTGTAAACGACGGGCCGCTGGGCCGTAGCATCGACGAAGCCATGCGCATGGTGGACGCTCTGCAGTACTTCGAAGTAAAAGGCGAAGTGTGCCCCGCAAACTGGGAAGAAGGCAAAGAGGCTATGTCGGCTACCCGCGAGGGCGTAGCTAATTACCTCGGCAAGCAGTCGGCTCACTAA
- a CDS encoding Fur family transcriptional regulator gives MALSTDHFPPTPDAGHLRARLTQAGLRATRQRLMILESLLTLPGHPTAEQVHRQVISQEPSISLGTVYKALDSFVAAGLTRRVAAAEGTSRRYDADCTEHHHLFCTNTQEIIDYCDPQLDSLIREFFAAKGLQNFQPHSFSLHITGSKLASK, from the coding sequence GTGGCTCTTTCTACTGATCATTTTCCCCCTACCCCCGACGCAGGACACCTCCGGGCGCGGCTCACTCAGGCAGGCCTGCGGGCTACCCGTCAGCGCCTTATGATTCTGGAAAGCCTGCTTACGCTGCCGGGCCACCCCACCGCCGAGCAGGTGCACCGGCAGGTAATTAGCCAAGAACCCAGCATTTCGCTGGGCACGGTGTACAAAGCCCTCGATTCTTTTGTGGCGGCCGGCCTTACCCGGCGCGTGGCCGCAGCCGAAGGCACTTCCCGCCGCTACGATGCCGATTGCACGGAGCATCACCACCTGTTCTGCACCAATACCCAGGAAATCATCGACTATTGCGACCCGCAGCTCGACAGCCTGATCCGGGAGTTTTTTGCCGCTAAAGGCCTGCAGAACTTTCAGCCCCACTCCTTTTCCCTGCACATCACAGGTAGCAAGCTGGCAAGTAAATAA
- a CDS encoding aspartate kinase: MQHPHPLRIFKFGGASVKDAAAIRNLARIVQEHGSSGQLLIVVSAMGKTTNALEEVYQLAQAGQDYAAPLAAIRDFHQRVAQDLAVSDDTAAPTAGVPTLAQLLEQLQDRLATLPTGEFDKHYDQIVSFGELLATLIVARALGAHWLNCRPLLRTDHTWREGRIDWPTTKRNLRTTLPQVLSRGPVVTQGFLGGTASGYTTTLGREGSDYTAAIFAYCLGAESVTIWKDVAGLLNADPKIFADTVRYPEVSYQETIEMAYYGASVIHPKTIKPLAVRSIPLLVKSFLDPAAEGTRIHDCRHGLLAPAFIRKTSQCLVSFESKDLTFISEENLEVIFGALAQVRLKIHLMQNSAISFSVCTDFSAYRLEKLLEALRGQFTIHYNTGLELYTIKNYDAASIRRLTQGRELLLEQRTRQTFQFVCRAAEDASGRLL; encoded by the coding sequence ATGCAGCACCCGCATCCTCTTCGGATTTTCAAGTTCGGCGGCGCCTCCGTGAAGGATGCCGCGGCTATTCGCAACCTCGCCCGCATTGTGCAGGAACACGGCAGCAGCGGCCAACTACTTATTGTCGTCTCGGCCATGGGTAAGACCACCAATGCCCTGGAAGAGGTGTACCAACTGGCGCAGGCCGGGCAGGACTACGCCGCGCCGCTGGCTGCCATCCGCGACTTTCACCAACGCGTAGCCCAGGACCTAGCCGTCTCCGATGATACGGCAGCCCCAACTGCAGGCGTGCCTACCCTTGCGCAGTTGCTAGAACAATTGCAGGACCGGCTGGCAACTCTTCCGACGGGGGAGTTTGACAAGCACTACGACCAAATAGTGAGCTTCGGAGAATTGCTGGCGACGTTGATTGTGGCTCGGGCCTTGGGCGCGCACTGGCTTAACTGCCGCCCTCTGCTGCGCACGGACCACACCTGGCGGGAGGGCCGCATTGACTGGCCGACTACGAAGCGCAACCTGCGCACTACCCTACCCCAGGTGCTGAGCCGTGGGCCAGTCGTAACGCAGGGGTTTTTGGGTGGCACAGCTAGCGGCTACACCACTACCCTGGGCCGGGAGGGCTCCGACTACACGGCCGCCATCTTCGCGTATTGCCTCGGTGCGGAGTCGGTGACGATATGGAAGGACGTGGCTGGCCTGCTTAACGCCGACCCCAAGATTTTCGCCGACACCGTCCGCTACCCCGAGGTTAGCTACCAGGAAACCATTGAAATGGCGTACTACGGGGCCTCCGTTATTCATCCCAAAACCATTAAGCCCTTGGCGGTGCGCAGCATTCCGCTGCTGGTTAAGTCGTTTTTGGACCCCGCGGCCGAAGGAACGCGCATCCACGACTGTCGTCATGGGCTGTTGGCCCCGGCCTTCATCCGCAAAACCAGCCAGTGCCTGGTTTCCTTTGAATCGAAGGACCTGACCTTTATTTCCGAAGAAAACCTAGAGGTAATTTTTGGCGCTTTGGCTCAGGTGCGGCTTAAAATTCATCTGATGCAAAATTCAGCCATCAGCTTTTCGGTATGCACCGATTTCTCGGCCTATCGGCTCGAGAAGCTGCTAGAGGCGCTGCGGGGGCAGTTTACCATCCACTATAACACGGGGTTGGAACTCTACACCATTAAGAACTACGATGCGGCCAGCATCCGGCGCCTCACCCAGGGGCGGGAGTTGCTGCTGGAGCAGCGCACCCGCCAAACCTTTCAGTTTGTGTGTCGGGCCGCTGAGGACGCCTCTGGCCGGCTTCTGTAG
- the fbp gene encoding class 1 fructose-bisphosphatase — MTNHDKLALPVGTTLDRFIMRKQEDFPYATGELSQLLRDIALAAKIVNREINRSGLIDIAGAYGNRNVQGEDQQKLDVIANIRFIRALRNGGEVCTIISEEDDEMIQTGNVQGKYVVAIDPLDGSSNIDVNVSIGTIFSIYRRVSPTGNDGTRQDCLQTGTHQVAAGYVIYGSSTMLVYTTGNGVNGFTYEPSLGEFFLSHPNIQTPKSGAIYSVNEGVSESFSEGMKGFVAYCKEQNYSARYIGSLVADFHRNLLKGGIYMYPTSKKAPNGKLRLMYECNPLAFIVEQAGGKSSNGRRRTLEIEPHDLHERCPLFIGSPEMVEKVEEFLAPEFASDAILKA, encoded by the coding sequence ATGACAAACCACGACAAGCTGGCCCTACCCGTTGGCACTACCTTGGACCGCTTCATCATGCGCAAGCAGGAAGACTTCCCGTATGCCACCGGCGAGCTTTCCCAGCTGCTGCGCGATATTGCCCTGGCCGCCAAAATTGTAAACCGAGAAATCAACCGCTCGGGCCTGATTGATATTGCTGGGGCCTATGGTAACCGCAACGTGCAAGGCGAAGACCAGCAGAAGCTTGACGTTATTGCTAACATCCGCTTTATCCGGGCTTTGCGCAACGGCGGCGAGGTATGCACCATCATTTCCGAGGAAGACGATGAAATGATTCAGACCGGCAACGTGCAGGGCAAGTACGTGGTAGCCATTGACCCCCTGGACGGCTCCTCTAACATTGATGTGAACGTGTCCATCGGCACCATCTTCAGCATCTACCGCCGCGTATCGCCCACCGGCAACGACGGGACGCGTCAGGACTGCCTCCAGACTGGGACGCATCAGGTGGCAGCCGGCTATGTAATTTATGGCTCTAGCACGATGCTGGTATACACCACCGGCAACGGCGTAAACGGCTTTACCTACGAGCCTTCCCTCGGCGAATTCTTCCTCTCGCACCCGAACATTCAGACGCCCAAATCGGGGGCTATCTACTCCGTTAATGAAGGAGTATCAGAGTCGTTTTCGGAGGGAATGAAGGGCTTTGTGGCGTATTGCAAAGAGCAGAACTACTCGGCCCGCTACATTGGCTCCCTGGTAGCTGACTTTCACCGGAACCTACTGAAGGGCGGCATTTATATGTACCCTACCTCCAAGAAAGCCCCGAACGGTAAGTTGCGCCTCATGTACGAATGCAACCCCTTGGCTTTCATTGTGGAGCAAGCCGGTGGCAAGTCTAGCAACGGCCGCCGCCGAACCCTGGAAATTGAGCCCCACGACTTGCACGAGCGGTGCCCTTTGTTCATCGGCTCCCCAGAAATGGTAGAGAAAGTAGAGGAGTTTCTAGCACCGGAGTTTGCCAGCGACGCCATTCTTAAAGCCTAG
- a CDS encoding DUF5606 family protein → MPYDLKEVAAISGMPGLYRLVKPTRAGVIIEALDEKGTRSVASARNKVSLLQEISIYTQDYDQTVPLTEVFDRIHQKHGADLALTHKSDDRDLTAFMGEIIPDYDRDRVYMSDIKKLVQWYNTVSKRLEYQAPAEDETDAPETTNEQKASKKTEADPTADEAMSTAGIIPAAEETNAAGNPEAGETKPAKKANKKKAE, encoded by the coding sequence ATGCCCTACGACCTGAAGGAAGTTGCCGCTATCAGCGGAATGCCCGGTCTGTACCGCCTCGTGAAACCAACCCGCGCCGGCGTTATCATTGAAGCCCTCGACGAGAAAGGCACCCGCTCTGTGGCCTCTGCCCGCAATAAGGTGTCGTTACTCCAGGAAATTTCCATTTATACCCAGGATTACGACCAGACCGTGCCCCTGACGGAAGTGTTTGACCGCATTCACCAGAAGCACGGCGCTGACCTAGCCCTGACCCATAAATCGGACGACCGGGACTTGACGGCCTTCATGGGCGAGATTATTCCTGATTACGACCGGGACCGGGTGTACATGTCGGACATCAAGAAGCTGGTGCAGTGGTATAATACCGTTAGCAAGCGCCTTGAGTATCAGGCGCCAGCCGAGGATGAAACCGATGCCCCGGAAACAACTAACGAGCAGAAAGCCAGCAAGAAAACTGAGGCTGATCCTACTGCTGACGAGGCCATGAGCACGGCGGGCATCATCCCAGCCGCGGAAGAAACCAACGCAGCCGGCAACCCAGAAGCTGGCGAGACGAAGCCCGCCAAAAAGGCCAACAAGAAAAAAGCGGAGTAG
- a CDS encoding energy transducer TonB produces MKKLPILLGIGLLACSTAAVAQKTKVKIKTDGPVPEATAPTDAPAQTAPAHAPKAIPVAEYYQGGQEAMYAFIEKELKYPVMARRNRIQGQCIVSFTLNTDGTMSGIKLVKNIGGGCGEEALRVVRLLKFNKPDYAILTSLPITFKLPAPGQAAATE; encoded by the coding sequence ATGAAAAAACTACCCATTCTGCTGGGTATCGGCCTGCTGGCTTGTTCTACCGCGGCTGTGGCTCAGAAAACCAAAGTAAAAATCAAAACCGACGGCCCGGTTCCGGAGGCAACAGCCCCGACCGACGCCCCCGCCCAGACCGCTCCGGCCCATGCTCCCAAGGCCATTCCGGTGGCGGAGTATTACCAGGGTGGGCAGGAGGCCATGTACGCCTTCATTGAGAAGGAGCTGAAGTACCCCGTCATGGCTCGGCGCAACCGCATTCAGGGTCAATGTATTGTTAGCTTCACCCTGAACACCGACGGTACCATGTCGGGGATTAAGCTGGTGAAGAACATTGGGGGTGGCTGCGGGGAAGAGGCCCTCCGGGTAGTGCGCCTGCTGAAGTTCAACAAGCCCGATTACGCCATCCTGACCAGCCTGCCCATTACCTTCAAGCTGCCTGCCCCCGGCCAAGCCGCCGCAACTGAGTAA
- the yihA gene encoding ribosome biogenesis GTP-binding protein YihA/YsxC: MNIQEAKFLMSNSRLEDCPPPTLPEYAFIGRSNVGKSSLINMLTGQKGLAKTSSLPGKTQLINHFLINNNWYLVDLPGYGYARVSKDSRVKWGRMINYYLRKRENLACVFVLLDSRHPPQAVDLEFMEQLGAEGIPFVMVFTKADKQSGSRTQQNVVTYLQTMQQSWDEVPRHFITSAEDKTGREEILQFIADVNEQLAQEADNA, encoded by the coding sequence ATGAATATCCAGGAAGCAAAATTTCTGATGAGCAATTCTCGTCTTGAGGATTGTCCGCCCCCTACGCTCCCAGAGTACGCCTTTATTGGCCGCTCCAACGTGGGCAAGTCCTCCCTAATTAATATGCTGACGGGGCAAAAAGGTTTGGCAAAAACGTCTTCTCTACCGGGCAAGACGCAATTAATCAATCACTTTCTTATTAATAATAATTGGTATTTGGTTGATTTACCCGGTTACGGATACGCTCGCGTAAGCAAAGATTCGCGGGTAAAATGGGGCCGAATGATTAATTATTATTTACGCAAAAGAGAAAATCTGGCGTGCGTATTTGTGCTGCTAGATTCTCGCCACCCACCGCAAGCCGTTGACTTGGAATTTATGGAGCAACTCGGAGCCGAGGGCATTCCCTTCGTGATGGTATTTACGAAGGCCGACAAACAATCCGGCTCACGCACCCAGCAGAACGTGGTAACCTACCTGCAAACCATGCAACAAAGCTGGGATGAAGTACCCCGCCATTTCATCACGTCAGCGGAGGATAAAACGGGTCGGGAGGAAATTCTGCAGTTCATTGCCGACGTGAATGAGCAGCTCGCGCAAGAGGCCGATAATGCGTAA